One Vigna unguiculata cultivar IT97K-499-35 chromosome 7, ASM411807v1, whole genome shotgun sequence genomic region harbors:
- the LOC114191175 gene encoding uncharacterized protein LOC114191175: MPTYAKFMKEILTKKRRFIEEETIELEAGCSVIIQKMLPPKFKDPGSFTLPVTIGSLAVGKALLDLGASINLMPLSMLKKIGELEINPTRMTLQLADRSIKYPHGVVEDVLVKVDKFLFPVDFVIMEMKEDVEVPLILGRPFEVPRVLIDVDDGKLTMRV; encoded by the coding sequence ATGCCAACCTATGCAAAGTTTATGAAGGAAATCCTCACAAAGAAGAGAAGATTTATTGAAGAGGAAACCATAGAACTAGAGGCTGGATGCAGTGTTATCATTCAGAAGATGTTGCCTCCAAAATTTAAGGACCCTGGCAGCTTTACACTTCCAGTCACAATTGGGAGCCTAGCTGTGGGGAAGGCCTTACTTGATTTGGGTGCTAGCATCAACTTGATGCCTCTTTCTATGCTCAAGAAGATTGGGGAGTTAGAAATCAATCCCACTCGAATGACATTGCAACTGGCGGATAGGTCAATCAAATACCCCCATGGAGTAGTAGAGGATGTGTTGGTTAAAGTCGACAAGTTCCTATTCCCAGTGGACTTTGTTATAATGGAGATGAAGGAGGATGTTGAAGTTCCTCTCATATTGGGGAGGCCATTTGAAGTTCCCAGAGTGCTAATTGATGTTGATGATGGCAAACTCACTATGAGAGTTTAA
- the LOC114191176 gene encoding uncharacterized protein LOC114191176: MNWANFRTRFLEKYFPDTAKQDREAEFLALQRGNMSVQEYVNKSENLKNGVLVEQDKSAESLERGPDPCGGPHLRRICPQLTGGVGGSGDRRKCFICDKPGHFANNCPEKKSLGVKKPATSPAERARAVGRVFAMTSTEVTQSGNLILEPCLLLGQSVLVLFDSRATHSFISNACVGRLSLEKRDLGCELLVSPPSSSQVATSSVCIGCSMVVAGRRFKVNLVCLPLEGLDVILGMDWLSNNHIIIDCGRCSLVFPEHEGLELISTRKAVKALQEGATCFMRWLNQKRRVQRR, translated from the exons ATGAATTGGGCCAACTTCAGGACTCGCTTCCTGGAGAAATACTTCCCTGATACAGCTAAGCAAGACAGGGAGGCAGAATTCTTGGCCTTGCAACGGGGAAATATGTCGGTGCAAGAATACGTTAACAAATCTGAGAATCTGAAAAATGGAG TCTTGGTGGAACAAGACAAGAGTGCAGAGTCCCTGGAAAGAGGACCAGATCCA TGTGGCGGACCCCATCTAAGGAGAATTTGTCCTCAGCTGACAGGTGGTGTAGGAGGGTCAGGTGACCGTCGCAAGTGTTTCATATGCGATAAACCGGGACACTTTGCCAATAATTGTCCAGAAAAGAAGAGTTTGGGTGTGAAGAAGCCAGCAACATCACCAGCAGAAAGAGCTAGAGCGGTTGGCAGGGTCTTTGCCATGACCTCCACAGAGGTTACTCAATCAGGTAACCTTATCCTCGAGCCATGTTTATTGTTGGGTCAGTCAGTATTAGTGTTGTTCGATTCTAGAGCAACACATTCTTTCATTTCTAATGCATGTGTGGGGAGATTGAGCCTGGAGAAACGTGACTTGGGGTGTGAGTTGCTTGTTTCGCCTCCTTCCTCGAGTCAAGTGGCTACCAGTTCAGTCTGCATTGGGTGTTCAATGGTAGTGGCAGGTCGCAGATtcaaggtgaacttggtgtgcttgccCTTGGAGGGACTGGATGTGATATTGGGGATGGACTGGTTGTCTAACAATCAcatcataattgattgtggacggTGTAGTTTGGTATTCCCAGAACATGAAGGGTTGGAGTTGATCTCAACTCGAAAGGCTGTGAAAGCGCTGCAAGAAGGAGCCACGTGTTTTATGCGATGGCTAAACCAGAAAAGAAGGGTCCAGCGGAGATGA
- the LOC114191177 gene encoding uncharacterized protein LOC114191177, with the protein MGADDILRFKGRVCGLGGPLFRRQILKESHQSRLSIHPGMTKMYKDLKESFWWNEMKSDVADFVAQCLKWSMDKLAELYVREVVRLHGVPDSIVSDRDPRFTSRFWQSLQVALGTQLRMSSAYLLRSCVLDHLGN; encoded by the exons ATGGGAGCAGATGACATTCTACGCTTTAAAGGTAGGGTGTGCGGGCTTGGGGGACCCTTATTCAGGAGGCAGATTCTGAAGGAAAGTCATcaaagtcgtcttagcatacaccccggtatgactaagatgtacaaggATTTGAAGGAGTCCTTCTGGTGGAATGAGATGAAATCAGATGTAGCAGACTTTGTTGCTCAATGTTTG AAGTGGTCAATGGACAAACTAGCAGAATTGTATGTGAGAGAAGTGGTGAGATTACATGGAGTACCCGATAGCATAGTGTCAGACCGGGACCCTAGATTCACATCACGATTCTGGCAATCTTTGCAAGTTGCATTGGGTACACAGTTGCGAATGAGCTCGGCTTATCTATTGAGGTCTTGTGTGCTAGACCACTTGGGAAACTAG